A genomic window from Martelella lutilitoris includes:
- a CDS encoding SDR family NAD(P)-dependent oxidoreductase, protein MSKSLEGRLAVVTGASRGIGYFTALALAKEGAHVIACARTVGGLEELDDAIKADGNGSATLVPMDLADMGAIDRLGGSIFTRWGKLDIMVANAAVLGVVSPLAHLEAKVFEQVMAVNVTATWRLIRSLEPLLLQSDAGRAVLISSGVAHTCRPFWGAYAASKAAVEVLGRTWAAETAHTAIKVTNFDPGRTRTAMRAQAAPGEDPMTLPHPSEVAEKIVPLVSPDFQESGRLFVSREDRLKDYRLPE, encoded by the coding sequence ATGAGCAAGTCACTCGAAGGCCGGCTGGCGGTCGTCACCGGCGCCTCGCGCGGCATCGGCTATTTCACCGCGCTGGCCCTGGCGAAAGAAGGCGCGCATGTGATCGCCTGCGCGCGCACCGTCGGCGGGCTCGAGGAACTCGACGACGCGATCAAGGCCGACGGCAACGGCTCGGCTACGCTGGTGCCGATGGACCTTGCCGATATGGGCGCGATCGACAGGCTCGGCGGCTCGATCTTCACGCGCTGGGGCAAGCTCGACATCATGGTCGCCAATGCCGCCGTCCTCGGCGTCGTCTCGCCGCTCGCCCATCTGGAAGCCAAGGTGTTCGAACAGGTGATGGCCGTGAACGTGACGGCGACGTGGCGGCTGATCCGTTCGCTCGAACCGCTCCTGCTGCAGTCGGATGCCGGGCGCGCGGTGCTGATCTCCTCCGGCGTTGCCCACACCTGCCGCCCCTTCTGGGGCGCCTATGCCGCCTCCAAGGCCGCCGTCGAGGTTCTGGGGCGCACCTGGGCCGCGGAAACCGCACACACCGCGATCAAGGTCACGAATTTCGACCCGGGCCGCACCCGCACCGCCATGCGCGCGCAGGCGGCCCCCGGCGAGGACCCGATGACGCTGCCGCATCCAAGCGAAGTGGCGGAAAAGATCGTGCCGCTGGTCAGCCCCGACTTTCAGGAGAGCGGCAGGCTTTTCGTCTCGCGGGAAGACCGGCTGAAGGATTATCGCCTGCCGGAATAG